A region of Ictidomys tridecemlineatus isolate mIctTri1 chromosome 4, mIctTri1.hap1, whole genome shotgun sequence DNA encodes the following proteins:
- the Rgs3 gene encoding regulator of G-protein signaling 3 isoform X8, with product MLRGMYLTRNGNLQRRHTMKEAKDVKNKLAIFRRRNESPGAQPAGKTDKMMKSFRPTSEEALKWSESLEKLLLHKYGLIVFQAFLRTEFSEENLEFWLACEDFKKVKSQSKMTAKAKKIFAEYIAIQACKEVNLDSYTREHTKDNLQSVTRGCFDLAQKRIFGLMEKDSYPRFLRSDLYLDLINQKKMSPPL from the exons ATGCTCCGGGGCATGTACCTCACGCGCAATGGGAACCTTCAGAGACGGCACACCATGAAAGA AGCCAAGGACGTGAAGAACAAGCTGGCCATCTTCAGGCGGCGAAATGAATCGCCAGGGGCCCAGCCAGCGGGCAAGACAGACAAGATGATGAAGTCATTCAG GCCCACCTCGGAGGAAGCCCTCAAGTGGAGTGAATCCCTGGAGAAGCTGCTGCTTCACAAAT ATGGGTTAATAGTGTTCCAGGCCTTTCTTCGCACCGAGTTCAGCGAGGAAAACCTGGAGTTCTGGCTGGCTTGTGAGGACTTCAAGAAGGTCAAGTCACAGTCCAAGATGACGGCCAAAGCCAAGAAGATCTTTGCTGAATACATTGCTATCCAGGCGTGCAAGGAG GTCAACCTGGACTCGTACACCCGGGAGCACACGAAGGACAACCTGCAGAGCGTCACACGGGGCTGCTTCGACCTGGCCCAGAAGCGCATCTTCGGGCTCATGGAAAAGGACTCGTATCCTCGCTTTCTCCGCTCTGACCTCTACCTGGACCTCATTAACCAGAAGAAGATGAGTCCCCCGCTCTAG